The following coding sequences lie in one Paenibacillus durus ATCC 35681 genomic window:
- a CDS encoding helix-turn-helix domain-containing protein, with protein sequence MIGKKIQQLRKNKNYSLTELSERAGVAKSYLSSIERGIQRNPSIQFLEKVGLVLGITVEEFLQSDKQKEDAEPADMEWSELVKEAMNSGISKREFREFLEFSKWKLERR encoded by the coding sequence ATGATCGGCAAAAAGATACAACAGCTTCGCAAGAATAAAAATTACTCCCTTACTGAATTATCCGAGAGAGCGGGAGTAGCCAAATCCTATTTGAGTTCAATCGAGCGCGGGATTCAGCGGAATCCGTCCATTCAGTTTCTGGAAAAAGTAGGTTTGGTTTTGGGCATAACCGTAGAGGAATTCCTACAGTCGGACAAGCAGAAGGAAGACGCCGAACCGGCCGATATGGAATGGAGCGAGCTCGTCAAGGAAGCGATGAACTCCGGTATCAGCAAAAGAGAGTTTCGCGAGTTCCTGGAATTCAGCAAGTGGAAGCTGGAACGGCGCTAG
- a CDS encoding lasso peptide biosynthesis B2 protein: MKMASKLRLLFTLDKTTLLFYLEAFLVLGWARTRLFYKFSKVAPSLGERGQETDQDYDASHTSAMRHIASSINTVSKYTPWDSKCLVRAIAGMKMLERRGIGSTLYLGTGKDHSGKLIAHAWLRSGPYYISGAEEMHQFTVVDKFAKMSSK, from the coding sequence ATGAAGATGGCAAGCAAGCTTCGGCTGTTGTTCACTTTGGACAAGACTACCCTTTTGTTCTATTTGGAAGCTTTTTTAGTATTAGGCTGGGCTCGGACGCGCCTCTTCTACAAGTTCTCCAAAGTCGCCCCTTCGCTCGGTGAAAGAGGACAAGAGACGGATCAAGACTACGATGCAAGCCATACTTCCGCCATGAGACATATTGCCAGCTCCATAAATACAGTCAGCAAGTATACGCCGTGGGACAGCAAATGTCTGGTAAGAGCCATAGCCGGGATGAAAATGCTGGAGCGAAGGGGCATCGGCAGCACCCTTTATTTAGGAACGGGCAAGGACCATAGCGGCAAGCTGATCGCTCACGCCTGGCTTCGCAGCGGCCCTTATTATATTTCCGGCGCAGAAGAGATGCATCAATTTACTGTTGTCGATAAGTTTGCCAAAATGTCGAGTAAATAA
- a CDS encoding lasso peptide biosynthesis PqqD family chaperone → MKKAEILSIDTVLVQCEGNIVSDMDGEKVMLSIQQGKYFNLGQVGGDIWTIISTPRSVKEIIESLQQIYEIDADICEQDVIPFLQSLLKEDLIRVADAG, encoded by the coding sequence GTGAAAAAAGCAGAGATTTTATCCATAGACACCGTTCTAGTTCAATGTGAAGGCAATATTGTCAGCGATATGGACGGCGAGAAGGTCATGCTCAGCATACAGCAGGGGAAGTATTTCAATTTGGGCCAGGTCGGCGGAGATATATGGACCATCATCAGCACTCCAAGGTCCGTGAAGGAGATCATCGAATCCCTTCAGCAAATCTACGAAATCGACGCTGACATTTGCGAGCAGGACGTCATTCCTTTTTTACAGAGCCTGCTGAAAGAAGATTTGATTCGAGTAGCTGATGCCGGATGA
- the htpG gene encoding molecular chaperone HtpG: protein MAKKQFQAESKRLLEMMINSIYTQREIFLRELISNSSDATDKIYYKALTDESLTFNKEDYFIKITADKTNRTLTISDTGIGMTQEELENNLGVIAKSGSLAFKKENEAKDGHNIIGQFGVGFYSAFMVADTVTVISRPLGSDTAFKWESEGADGYTIEPTGKDSVGTDIILKIKENTEEDNYDEYLEEYRLKSIIKKYSDFIRYPIKMDITSSKLKEGSENEYEETTEEQTVNSMVPIWRKNKSELKDEDYENFYQEKRYGFDKPLKHIHISADGAVVYNAILFIPENTPFDYYTKEYEKGLELYSNGVLIMNKCGDLLPDYFSFVKGMVDSEDLSLNISRELLQHDRQLSLIAKNIKNKIKSALQSLLKDEREKYEQFYGAFGRQIKFGVYNDYGMNKDTLQDLLLFHSSKEKKLVSLDEYVSRMPEEQKYIYYASGESIERIEKLPQTELVADKGYEILYFTDDIDEFAIKMLMSYKDKEFKSVSSGDLGIDTEEQDKAAENADTENKDLFEAMKDVLGGKVKSVKASKRLKSHPVCLSSEGDLTIEMEKTLRAMPNGADVQADKVLEINVNHDVFQSLKSAQEKDQEKLALYTNLLYNQALLIEGLPVGDPVEFTNDICKIMV, encoded by the coding sequence ATGGCCAAGAAACAGTTTCAAGCCGAATCGAAAAGATTGCTGGAAATGATGATCAACTCGATCTATACGCAGCGCGAGATTTTCCTCCGTGAGCTCATTTCCAATTCCAGCGATGCCACCGACAAAATTTATTACAAGGCGCTGACCGATGAGTCGCTTACGTTCAACAAAGAGGATTACTTCATTAAGATAACCGCAGACAAAACGAACCGTACGCTAACGATCTCCGACACGGGAATCGGTATGACCCAGGAAGAGCTGGAGAACAACCTCGGGGTCATTGCCAAGAGCGGCTCGCTCGCCTTTAAGAAGGAGAACGAGGCGAAGGACGGCCATAACATCATCGGCCAGTTTGGGGTCGGATTCTATTCCGCTTTTATGGTAGCCGACACCGTTACGGTAATCAGCCGCCCGCTCGGCAGTGACACGGCATTCAAGTGGGAGTCCGAAGGCGCGGACGGCTATACGATTGAGCCCACCGGGAAGGATTCGGTCGGCACCGACATCATCCTGAAGATCAAAGAGAACACCGAGGAAGACAATTACGACGAGTACCTGGAAGAGTACCGCCTGAAGTCGATTATTAAGAAGTACTCCGATTTTATCCGCTACCCGATCAAGATGGATATTACCAGCAGCAAATTGAAGGAAGGCAGCGAGAACGAATACGAGGAAACGACCGAAGAGCAGACCGTTAACAGCATGGTCCCGATCTGGCGCAAGAACAAGAGCGAGCTGAAAGACGAGGATTACGAGAACTTCTACCAGGAGAAGCGCTACGGCTTCGACAAGCCGCTGAAGCATATCCATATCAGCGCCGACGGCGCGGTCGTGTACAACGCGATCCTGTTCATTCCGGAGAATACGCCTTTTGATTACTACACCAAGGAGTATGAAAAAGGCCTGGAGCTGTATTCGAATGGCGTCCTCATCATGAACAAATGCGGCGACCTGCTGCCCGACTACTTCAGCTTCGTCAAAGGGATGGTCGATTCCGAGGACCTGTCGCTCAATATCTCCCGCGAGCTGCTTCAGCATGACCGCCAGCTCAGCCTGATCGCGAAGAACATCAAGAACAAGATTAAGAGCGCGCTGCAAAGCCTGCTCAAAGACGAGAGAGAGAAGTACGAGCAGTTCTATGGCGCCTTCGGCAGACAGATCAAATTCGGGGTATACAACGATTACGGCATGAACAAGGATACGCTTCAGGACCTGCTGCTGTTCCACTCCTCCAAGGAGAAGAAGCTAGTCAGCCTGGACGAATACGTATCCAGAATGCCCGAGGAGCAAAAATACATCTACTACGCTTCCGGCGAGTCCATCGAGCGGATCGAGAAGCTGCCGCAGACAGAATTGGTGGCCGATAAAGGCTACGAAATTCTGTACTTCACCGACGATATCGACGAGTTCGCCATCAAAATGCTGATGAGCTACAAGGACAAGGAATTCAAATCCGTCTCCAGCGGCGATCTTGGAATTGACACGGAGGAGCAGGATAAAGCTGCCGAGAACGCGGATACCGAGAACAAGGATCTGTTTGAAGCCATGAAGGACGTGCTGGGCGGCAAGGTCAAGAGCGTCAAGGCATCCAAGCGGCTGAAATCCCACCCGGTATGTCTGTCGTCGGAAGGCGATTTGACCATCGAGATGGAAAAAACACTCCGGGCGATGCCGAACGGCGCCGATGTCCAGGCTGATAAAGTGCTGGAAATCAACGTGAACCACGACGTCTTCCAGTCCCTTAAAAGTGCTCAAGAGAAGGACCAGGAGAAGCTTGCCCTCTACACGAACCTGCTGTACAACCAGGCGCTGCTCATCGAAGGGCTGCCGGTCGGCGATCCGGTAGAGTTCACGAACGATATTTGCAAGATTATGGTGTAA
- a CDS encoding nucleotidyltransferase family protein: MTNRYALNKGVLSRELVLLLALLAADSMDETAEREPEMFADIDWKLVVQLAMHHRVYPFLYPTISRMREKRVPSGVGECLQNEYRRNTVQMLQLGGEMGNLSGELADLNIRNLFLKGPVLAQDLYGDISLRTSRDLDFIVPIDDLTRAEALLIRLGYVKEEEFETILGDWKWRQHHTTFHHPVNNIKVEVHWRLNPAPSKEPDFDQLWERRRISNHFGRSVHYLSKEDLFLFLAAHGARHGWSRLRWLLDIKQLLQQQPDPGALTRLLDRYDHDDAGGQALILAAGLLNAPVDPGLSGLADRKKAQRLAELAMFYVERMVNLHNPPLPPEVERHYRYYQPAILSRGQQLVYALGFLYPYAADAKTLPLPKRLHFLYFPLRPFLWA; the protein is encoded by the coding sequence ATGACTAACCGGTATGCGCTTAACAAAGGAGTCTTATCTAGAGAGTTAGTGCTTCTTCTTGCGTTACTTGCTGCGGACAGTATGGACGAGACGGCGGAGCGGGAGCCGGAGATGTTCGCGGATATCGATTGGAAGCTTGTTGTACAGCTTGCCATGCATCATCGGGTTTATCCATTTTTATACCCCACGATTAGTCGTATGCGTGAAAAAAGGGTGCCATCCGGGGTCGGAGAATGTCTGCAAAATGAATATCGCCGGAATACGGTCCAAATGCTCCAGCTCGGCGGGGAAATGGGAAATCTCAGCGGGGAGCTTGCCGACCTGAATATACGCAATTTATTTCTGAAGGGGCCGGTGCTTGCCCAGGATTTATATGGAGATATATCGCTTCGGACGTCGCGCGACCTTGATTTCATCGTACCAATTGATGACCTAACCCGGGCGGAAGCGCTGCTTATCCGCCTTGGATATGTGAAAGAAGAGGAATTCGAGACCATTCTGGGGGATTGGAAATGGAGACAACATCATACGACATTCCATCATCCTGTTAACAATATTAAGGTTGAAGTCCACTGGCGATTGAACCCTGCTCCATCCAAGGAGCCGGACTTCGATCAGCTATGGGAACGCAGGAGGATAAGCAATCACTTTGGCCGGAGCGTCCATTATTTGAGCAAGGAGGATTTGTTCCTGTTTCTGGCGGCCCATGGGGCCAGGCACGGCTGGTCCAGACTAAGATGGCTGCTGGACATAAAGCAATTGCTGCAGCAGCAGCCGGACCCCGGCGCCTTGACCAGACTTCTTGATCGGTATGATCATGACGACGCCGGGGGACAGGCCCTCATCTTGGCCGCCGGATTGCTGAATGCGCCGGTTGATCCCGGCCTGTCCGGCTTGGCGGACAGGAAGAAGGCCCAGCGTCTGGCGGAGCTTGCCATGTTCTATGTGGAGCGCATGGTCAATCTGCATAATCCTCCGCTGCCGCCCGAAGTGGAACGGCATTACCGGTATTATCAGCCGGCGATTTTATCGCGGGGGCAGCAGCTTGTGTACGCGCTCGGTTTTCTTTATCCTTATGCGGCGGACGCGAAGACGCTGCCGCTGCCGAAGCGGCTGCATTTTCTTTATTTCCCTTTGCGGCCCTTTTTATGGGCGTGA
- a CDS encoding ABC transporter ATP-binding protein, with protein MPVLEVKNLRKSFGDVKAVQDISFTVEAGEVFTIIGPNGAGKTTTLEMIEGLQPPDAGSIAVAGLSWSKDESAIKTLIGVQPQSSALFDLLTAEENLDLFASFYPKRKSTAEVLEMINLTEHRSKRVKSLSGGQRQRLAIGLAMINDPQVIFLDEPTTGLDPQARRNIWDIILRLKQLGTTIILTTHYMEEAEKLSDRVCIVDQGTVISLDTPAALIGKLTKEREVRLSFYDGEDAAAQTEEALRGRPGIARMEREGANVTLWSPEPEQALYDLLGFTKEHGYRVEHVSIREMSLEDVFIVFTGKEWRD; from the coding sequence ATGCCGGTGCTTGAAGTGAAAAATTTGAGGAAATCATTCGGCGACGTCAAGGCTGTTCAAGACATCAGCTTCACCGTGGAAGCGGGAGAAGTCTTTACGATTATCGGGCCGAACGGAGCGGGCAAGACGACAACCCTGGAGATGATCGAAGGGCTTCAGCCGCCGGATGCCGGCAGCATTGCTGTTGCGGGACTGTCCTGGAGCAAGGACGAAAGCGCAATCAAGACGCTGATCGGTGTACAGCCGCAATCCAGCGCTTTATTCGACCTGCTTACCGCCGAGGAGAATTTGGATTTGTTCGCTTCATTTTATCCCAAACGCAAATCGACCGCCGAGGTGCTGGAGATGATCAATCTGACCGAGCACCGGAGCAAGCGGGTTAAATCGCTGTCTGGTGGACAGCGGCAGCGCCTCGCCATCGGACTTGCGATGATCAACGATCCGCAGGTGATTTTTCTCGATGAGCCGACGACCGGCCTTGATCCCCAGGCGCGCCGCAATATTTGGGATATTATCCTGCGCCTGAAACAGCTTGGCACAACCATCATTTTGACGACCCATTACATGGAAGAGGCCGAGAAGCTGAGCGACCGCGTCTGCATCGTCGATCAGGGTACGGTCATCAGCCTTGATACGCCTGCGGCTCTGATCGGCAAACTGACGAAGGAGCGGGAAGTGCGGCTGTCTTTTTATGATGGGGAAGATGCGGCGGCACAGACCGAAGAAGCGCTGCGCGGCCGTCCGGGTATTGCCCGGATGGAACGGGAGGGAGCGAATGTAACACTCTGGTCTCCGGAACCGGAACAGGCGCTATATGATCTCCTCGGATTCACCAAGGAGCATGGTTACCGGGTCGAGCATGTATCCATCCGCGAAATGAGTCTCGAAGATGTCTTTATTGTCTTTACGGGCAAGGAATGGAGGGATTGA
- a CDS encoding ABC transporter permease translates to MSTGAQIMKLFVAQLKTMFREKAVWFWNLFFPVILMVLFMVIFGGGGDGGDFKAKVALVNPAPSASSDSLEAGLRKIPVFEWKSEQAVDSAQADAWVKDKDVDAAIVLPENGNSGDIKLKPVTQVLPLTYFVEGMRDGMVYGSGLFSSSFWFGIGILALWGVAAFSIGALIYRKGKVEVR, encoded by the coding sequence ATGAGCACAGGCGCACAGATTATGAAATTATTCGTTGCTCAACTCAAGACGATGTTCCGTGAGAAGGCGGTCTGGTTTTGGAATTTGTTTTTTCCTGTCATTCTGATGGTGCTGTTCATGGTTATCTTCGGCGGAGGAGGAGACGGCGGCGACTTCAAGGCGAAGGTAGCGCTGGTAAATCCTGCCCCAAGTGCATCCAGTGATTCGCTTGAAGCCGGACTCCGGAAAATTCCGGTCTTCGAGTGGAAGTCGGAGCAGGCCGTTGACAGCGCCCAGGCCGACGCCTGGGTCAAAGACAAGGATGTAGACGCGGCCATCGTTCTTCCGGAGAACGGGAACAGCGGGGATATCAAGCTGAAGCCAGTGACCCAGGTGCTTCCGCTGACCTATTTCGTCGAAGGTATGCGGGACGGCATGGTGTATGGGTCCGGCCTGTTCAGCTCTTCGTTCTGGTTCGGCATCGGCATCCTCGCCCTTTGGGGCGTGGCGGCATTCTCCATCGGGGCGCTGATTTACCGGAAGGGTAAGGTGGAGGTGCGGTAG
- a CDS encoding HEAT repeat domain-containing protein, with amino-acid sequence MNNEDKNVELPENYAELKKAAGRSADWRARLEAVEELGKYPHRQVIDILKRLAESDPVYTVQAAAYRKLEAFGEAVAAPSKDKPELFKGVSKILLRIKKSLPREHTYEEFKEKLKKMRIDVYDAYEGDKGADFDKWLESKWSSVK; translated from the coding sequence TTGAATAACGAAGACAAGAACGTTGAACTCCCCGAGAATTATGCTGAATTGAAAAAAGCCGCAGGACGCTCCGCCGATTGGCGAGCCCGTCTTGAGGCGGTGGAGGAACTGGGGAAATATCCTCACAGGCAAGTCATTGATATTCTGAAGCGATTGGCTGAAAGCGATCCGGTATATACCGTACAGGCGGCGGCTTATCGGAAGCTTGAAGCGTTTGGCGAGGCTGTAGCGGCGCCTTCCAAGGACAAGCCCGAGCTGTTCAAAGGCGTTTCCAAAATTCTGCTGCGCATCAAGAAAAGCCTCCCCCGTGAACATACGTATGAAGAGTTCAAAGAAAAGCTGAAGAAGATGAGAATCGACGTGTATGACGCTTATGAAGGTGACAAAGGCGCCGATTTCGACAAGTGGCTGGAGAGCAAGTGGTCTTCGGTAAAATAA
- a CDS encoding DUF523 domain-containing protein — translation MIIVSSCLAGVECRYDGSHNVVDKLQKLARENKAVLVCPEVLGGCSTPREPAEIVGGTGEDVLAGNAKVLDRSGRDVTALFVAGAYKALETARKHNASLIVLKENSPSCGSGMIYDGRFAGSKIPGEGVTAALLRREGFKVISEKEFASGEFDARYN, via the coding sequence ATGATCATCGTCAGCTCTTGCCTGGCCGGTGTCGAGTGCCGGTACGACGGTTCACATAATGTAGTGGATAAACTACAGAAATTGGCCCGTGAGAACAAGGCGGTGCTTGTCTGCCCCGAAGTGTTGGGCGGGTGTTCCACGCCGCGTGAACCGGCCGAAATTGTAGGCGGAACGGGCGAAGATGTCTTAGCCGGGAACGCCAAGGTGCTCGACCGGTCCGGCAGGGATGTTACCGCGCTCTTCGTCGCGGGCGCCTATAAAGCTCTTGAAACGGCGCGGAAGCACAATGCTTCTCTTATCGTTTTGAAAGAAAACAGTCCTTCCTGTGGCAGCGGCATGATTTATGACGGCCGGTTTGCAGGCAGCAAGATTCCCGGAGAAGGCGTTACGGCGGCGCTGCTTAGGCGCGAAGGCTTCAAAGTCATCTCGGAAAAAGAGTTCGCGTCCGGGGAGTTCGACGCCCGATATAACTAA
- a CDS encoding DMT family transporter, which produces MHLEKAKLGESSLKIKQPLANIAMLITVVLWGCSYISIKTVVAEIPPVTMALIRFMITTVILLTALKKVEPSAKLNKQDFPKMALAGLFGITLYFILENTGMKYTTASNASLIASIIPILAIILDILIFKSKVSALQILGIIGSVIGAYLTITANGQVDFSSETFIGNMFVVCAMFSWTFYTLLNKSLQKKYSGLFLITYQTLFGTLILVPPSLFEYSQWHAFSLSALANIIFLAVFCSAVCYFLYVYALKNLDVTITTVYLNLVPIVGVITGYIFLRESILPIQLLGGLIILLGIIVVNAGSKRGGLKHESRYRD; this is translated from the coding sequence ATGCACTTAGAGAAGGCTAAACTTGGCGAAAGCAGCTTGAAAATCAAACAACCGCTGGCGAATATAGCGATGTTGATTACGGTGGTTCTATGGGGATGTTCGTACATAAGCATCAAAACGGTCGTGGCTGAAATTCCTCCTGTTACCATGGCGCTGATCCGGTTTATGATTACCACGGTTATCTTGCTCACAGCTTTAAAGAAAGTGGAACCGTCCGCTAAATTAAATAAGCAGGATTTTCCCAAAATGGCGTTGGCCGGTTTATTCGGCATTACATTATACTTTATTCTGGAAAACACTGGAATGAAATATACGACCGCCTCGAACGCGTCTTTGATCGCGTCTATTATCCCTATCCTTGCCATTATTCTGGATATTCTTATTTTTAAATCGAAAGTATCCGCCCTTCAGATATTGGGCATTATCGGTTCGGTAATCGGGGCTTACCTTACCATCACGGCAAACGGACAAGTTGACTTTTCATCCGAAACCTTCATAGGTAATATGTTTGTCGTTTGCGCCATGTTCTCTTGGACCTTTTACACACTATTGAACAAATCATTGCAGAAGAAATATTCGGGATTATTTTTAATCACCTACCAAACCCTTTTTGGGACTTTGATTTTAGTTCCTCCGTCTTTGTTTGAATATTCCCAGTGGCATGCTTTTTCTTTATCTGCCTTGGCCAATATTATTTTTTTGGCGGTGTTCTGTTCAGCGGTTTGTTATTTCCTGTATGTTTACGCCCTCAAAAATCTGGATGTGACCATAACGACCGTTTATCTGAATCTGGTACCTATCGTAGGGGTTATCACCGGCTATATCTTCTTGAGAGAATCCATATTACCGATCCAGCTTTTGGGTGGACTGATCATTCTTTTAGGTATCATTGTTGTAAATGCCGGCAGCAAAAGAGGAGGACTTAAACATGAAAGTCGCTATCGTGATTGA
- a CDS encoding DUF2000 domain-containing protein: MKVAIVIDKELPIGFAANTAAVLGVSLGNLASEIIGPDVKDADERIHRGITSKSIPILGGTKEQLKIIREKLNGEEFADLIFVDFSQIAQKSLDYATYTHKLQQTPGEDIEYLGCALYGPEKKIKHLTGSIGLLR, translated from the coding sequence ATGAAAGTCGCTATCGTGATTGATAAAGAACTGCCTATAGGCTTTGCAGCCAATACGGCGGCCGTATTGGGAGTTAGCTTGGGAAATTTGGCTTCGGAGATTATCGGACCCGACGTTAAAGATGCTGACGAACGCATTCATCGGGGGATTACATCCAAGAGCATTCCCATACTTGGCGGTACCAAGGAGCAGCTCAAGATTATCCGGGAAAAGCTGAATGGAGAGGAGTTCGCCGATCTGATCTTTGTAGACTTCAGTCAAATCGCCCAGAAATCATTGGACTATGCCACGTATACCCACAAGCTCCAACAGACACCCGGAGAAGATATCGAGTATTTGGGATGCGCCTTATATGGACCGGAGAAAAAAATAAAACACTTAACCGGCAGCATCGGCCTGCTGCGTTGA
- a CDS encoding 4Fe-4S dicluster domain-containing protein, producing MGHINNMKKEFGDLAKRLNANVVGLPEPQEQNSWNGWHTILELLYTPQEAEVGAKLPVFPASLEEISRRCDMPQEEIEVLLDQMADKGIVMDLRNPETQEIFYSLSPPVVGFFELTMMKIGKQNVSKKELAIAVSAYAGNSDIFVREVHGSGKTALGRALVYESFLDPDSMPEIYDWEKAVTVIKEAKYIAVSQCYCRHTAEHLGKNCSAPMEVCLSLNEYGEFVIRRNYGRAIDTSEALEILRKSREYGLVHVVDNVKQKPAWMCNCCSCCCGMMKAIRNWGFPAVNPSNFLPYQSQHNCVGCQRCVKKCPVQAISLKRKSDSQPFHQIIIDEERCIGCGVCVSTCNKKALELTRRANRPFVPEHAVELLIHRAIERGKFAEMLLENGEQWGNPFFNEVLRTIHTLEPQKQQMIKSQLNSRFFDYIL from the coding sequence ATGGGACATATTAATAATATGAAGAAAGAATTCGGGGATTTGGCAAAAAGATTAAATGCTAATGTTGTTGGCCTTCCGGAGCCGCAAGAACAAAATTCCTGGAATGGCTGGCACACGATCCTCGAGCTCCTGTACACTCCCCAAGAAGCGGAAGTTGGAGCTAAGCTTCCCGTTTTCCCCGCTTCGTTAGAGGAAATCTCCCGCCGTTGCGACATGCCTCAAGAGGAAATAGAGGTTTTGCTCGATCAGATGGCGGACAAGGGAATTGTGATGGATCTTCGAAATCCCGAAACACAGGAAATTTTCTACTCCCTCTCCCCGCCGGTTGTCGGTTTTTTCGAACTCACGATGATGAAAATCGGAAAACAGAACGTTTCGAAAAAAGAGCTAGCTATTGCTGTTTCCGCCTATGCCGGTAATAGCGATATTTTTGTGCGGGAGGTTCATGGTTCCGGAAAAACGGCGCTTGGCAGAGCATTGGTTTATGAGTCCTTTTTGGACCCCGATTCCATGCCTGAAATATATGATTGGGAAAAAGCTGTTACTGTCATAAAAGAAGCCAAATATATCGCGGTGTCCCAGTGCTACTGCAGGCATACTGCGGAACACCTTGGAAAAAACTGCTCGGCTCCTATGGAAGTTTGCCTTTCACTGAATGAATACGGGGAATTCGTAATCCGAAGGAATTACGGCAGAGCAATCGATACATCGGAAGCTTTGGAAATTCTAAGGAAGAGCCGGGAGTATGGATTGGTCCACGTCGTCGATAATGTTAAACAAAAACCCGCATGGATGTGCAATTGCTGCTCCTGTTGTTGTGGCATGATGAAGGCCATACGGAACTGGGGATTTCCCGCTGTTAATCCAAGTAATTTCTTGCCCTACCAAAGCCAGCATAACTGCGTGGGTTGTCAGCGCTGCGTTAAGAAATGTCCGGTTCAAGCCATTTCCTTAAAACGAAAATCTGACAGTCAGCCGTTTCATCAAATCATCATTGATGAGGAGCGCTGCATTGGATGCGGTGTTTGCGTCTCAACCTGCAACAAAAAAGCATTAGAACTGACAAGGAGGGCAAATAGGCCGTTCGTACCGGAACATGCGGTTGAACTGCTTATTCATCGGGCTATTGAAAGAGGCAAGTTTGCGGAAATGTTATTGGAAAATGGGGAACAGTGGGGTAATCCGTTCTTCAATGAAGTTCTCCGGACGATTCACACACTGGAGCCGCAAAAGCAGCAAATGATCAAGTCCCAATTAAACTCCCGTTTCTTTGATTATATTTTATAG
- a CDS encoding DUF4023 domain-containing protein codes for MESTNEFVEKLHDTQKKDEKNKHHGKGNAGFKLQNKQHSTNK; via the coding sequence ATGGAAAGCACCAATGAATTTGTGGAAAAATTGCATGATACCCAGAAGAAAGACGAGAAAAATAAGCACCACGGCAAAGGGAACGCCGGATTCAAACTGCAGAATAAGCAGCACAGTACGAATAAATGA
- a CDS encoding gamma-glutamylcyclotransferase family protein, producing MELVFVYGTLRQGEENHHLMDNARLVALIAWTRGILMDTRRGYPAMVEEGSGVVAGELYEVTPEMMIRLDELEDFHGPGNPANEYERIRTEVTTDSGKREAWVYVYRERKHDVIDQGDWKLHLLRQKAKVLYFAYGSCMDMERITLAGAAEWFADVRGRGAAEGFNLQFTYWAEDGGRADLVETGGRTEGKLYYIPAECLDRYLFLREGVHSGKYRPAVIPVQCADGSMQDAVTFVVVDKGSELSPPGHYLQEILRGAQPIVSAEYYAGLEDRVWKEYGFRLDE from the coding sequence ATGGAACTTGTTTTTGTCTATGGAACATTACGGCAGGGAGAAGAAAATCATCATCTAATGGATAATGCCCGGCTGGTTGCGCTCATAGCGTGGACCCGGGGGATTTTGATGGATACGCGGCGCGGCTATCCGGCTATGGTGGAAGAAGGCTCAGGCGTTGTGGCTGGCGAGCTGTACGAAGTGACGCCGGAGATGATGATCCGGTTGGACGAACTGGAGGACTTTCACGGTCCCGGGAATCCGGCGAATGAATATGAGCGGATCAGAACGGAAGTAACGACCGACAGCGGAAAGCGGGAAGCGTGGGTGTATGTATACCGGGAGCGAAAGCATGATGTGATTGATCAAGGGGATTGGAAGCTGCATTTGCTGAGGCAGAAAGCGAAAGTGCTTTATTTTGCCTATGGAAGCTGTATGGATATGGAGAGGATTACGCTCGCCGGAGCTGCCGAATGGTTCGCCGATGTGAGAGGACGCGGAGCAGCCGAGGGGTTTAATCTCCAATTTACGTATTGGGCCGAGGACGGGGGACGTGCCGATCTTGTCGAGACCGGAGGCAGGACGGAGGGGAAGCTCTACTATATACCTGCCGAATGTCTTGACAGATATTTATTTCTTCGGGAAGGTGTACACAGCGGGAAATATCGTCCTGCAGTTATCCCTGTTCAGTGCGCTGACGGCAGCATGCAGGATGCGGTAACGTTCGTGGTTGTAGACAAAGGCTCTGAGTTGTCTCCACCCGGGCATTATCTCCAGGAGATTTTGCGCGGAGCGCAGCCGATCGTGTCTGCAGAGTATTATGCGGGATTGGAAGACCGCGTCTGGAAGGAGTATGGATTCCGGCTTGATGAATAA